The following is a genomic window from Lysinibacillus sp. JNUCC-52.
CATGTCAAAAATTAAGATGATTTTGTTATTGTTCATCCTCACTTTATTATTAAGTGGTTGCTGGAGTAAGCGAGAGTTAAACGAATTAGCAATTGTCGTTGCACTTGGTGTAGATAAAATAGATGATGAATATGAAATTTCTATCCAAGTTGTTGATACTAGTGAAATTTCTTCAAAGCAACCTTCTAGCGGACGATCACCTGTAGTCACTTATAATTCGAAGGGAAAAAGTGTATTTGAAGCAATTCGAAGAATGACGACTTTAACACCACGGAGACCTTATTTTGCTCATTTACAAATGGTAGTTATCGGAGAAAAATTAGCTGAGGAAGGAATAAACGAACCACTAGACTTTATCGCAAGAGATCATGAATTTCGAAATGATTTTGATGTTATCATAACGCATGATTCAACAGCAAAAGAAGTGCTCAACGTCTTAACCCCGATTGAAAAAATGCCTGCCAATAAATTGTTAAATTCAATTAAGGTATCCGAAAAATCTTGGGGTTCCACATTATCTGTTAATACAGACGAACTACTAAATACCCTTAGTAGCAAAGAAAAAAGTGCTGTTTTATCGGTTGTTGAAATAGAAGGAGATACAAAATTAGGAATAGATCAAACAAATGTAGAAAGAATTACAACGCCCGTTATTTTAAAATATATTGGTATAGCTGTTTTTAAAGAAGATAAATTGATAGGGATTTTATCCGAAGAGGAAAGTATTTACTATAATTTTTTAAATAACAAAATTGAAAGTACGGTAGAAGTTCTTTCTTGCCCTGATGGTGGAGAGTTGTCGACCGAAATTACAAAATCGACATCTAATATTAAGGGAACTTTTAAAAATGGCATTCCAAAAATAACAATAAAAATTGATATTACACAAAATATTGGCGAAGTAAATTGTCCCATTAATTTAACTAAAGACAAAAGCATTCATTATATTAATAAAAAGACCGAAGAACGTATAAAAGAACAAACGAAAAAAACACTAGATACGATTCAAAAAAATTATAAACTCGATATATTAGGCTTTGGGGAAGCACTCCATCGGAAAGATCCTAAAAAATGGGAGAAAACAAAAAAAGAATGGTCTACAATATATCCCGAGGTAGCTGTCAATATCGAAGTCAATGTGGCTACACAAGGATTAGGAACAATCCAAAATTCATTATTGCACAATTCAAAGGAGTAGCTAGCGATGTTTATAACGATTGTTTTCGTAGTATTTTCTTTGGCCATTGCTTACAGTGTCATTCCTAATTTAAAGAAAAAAGGCGAAAAAAAAACAATTATCGTCTTTTCTATTATATTAAGCATAGGAGCGGCATTAAATATTGCCATTGGATTAAAAAAGAACATTCCCAGCCCTTTAGATTTCATTACATTTATTTTAACGCCCCTTAGAAAATTGTTACTTACACTTTTTCAATAAAAAATGAAAAGAAAGGGTAGTGTACGATGGATAAACAACTCATTAGCGCAAGACAATTTACAGTCATTACCCTTCTCTATTCAATTGGAACAGCTATATTAATTGTGCCAGCAAGTATTACAGAAAAACTCAGCCAGGATGCGTGGATTGGAGCGGCTATTGGTGTACTATTAAGCATTTTATTAATAAAGCTCTTTGTATCATTAGGAAATCAAACTCCAAACCTTACGTTTATTGAAGCAAATGGAAAAATTTTTGGCAAATTCATCGGTACTTTGACATCGCTTTGTTTTATGTCTTTAACCTTTTTTTCAGCAGGCGAATTATTATATTTCATCGGAATTTTTAT
Proteins encoded in this region:
- a CDS encoding Ger(x)C family spore germination protein, translated to MSKIKMILLLFILTLLLSGCWSKRELNELAIVVALGVDKIDDEYEISIQVVDTSEISSKQPSSGRSPVVTYNSKGKSVFEAIRRMTTLTPRRPYFAHLQMVVIGEKLAEEGINEPLDFIARDHEFRNDFDVIITHDSTAKEVLNVLTPIEKMPANKLLNSIKVSEKSWGSTLSVNTDELLNTLSSKEKSAVLSVVEIEGDTKLGIDQTNVERITTPVILKYIGIAVFKEDKLIGILSEEESIYYNFLNNKIESTVEVLSCPDGGELSTEITKSTSNIKGTFKNGIPKITIKIDITQNIGEVNCPINLTKDKSIHYINKKTEERIKEQTKKTLDTIQKNYKLDILGFGEALHRKDPKKWEKTKKEWSTIYPEVAVNIEVNVATQGLGTIQNSLLHNSKE